One Stenotrophomonas oahuensis genomic region harbors:
- a CDS encoding O-succinylhomoserine (thiol)-lyase — translation MSLSAGSEPNCSRVTAAVRAGIDRDTAYGAVTPPIVLSSNFSFDGFGNKRQYDYTRSGNPTRDLLGEALAELEGGAGGVITSTGMGAINLVLNALLQPGDTLVVPHDAYGGSWRLFNALAKKGHFTLVTADLTDPRSLSEALAQSPTLVLVETPSNPLLRITDLRFVIDAAHRAGAKVVVDNTFLSPALQQPIAFGADLVLHSTTKYINGHSDVVGGAVVARDPQLHEQLVWWANALGLTGSPFDAFLTLRGLRTLGARLRVHQENTAAIVDLLATSDAVAQVYYPGLADHLGHAIAARQQSGFGAMLSFELASCPGDDPHAAVRAFVDGLRCFTLAESLGGVESLVAHPATMTHAAMTPEARAHAGISEGLLRLSVGIEDAQDLVADLQAGLARAQAVIDAQSRAALRKQVDA, via the coding sequence ATGAGCCTGTCCGCCGGTTCCGAGCCGAACTGTAGCCGTGTCACCGCCGCCGTGCGCGCCGGTATCGACCGCGATACCGCCTACGGCGCGGTGACCCCGCCGATCGTGCTGTCGTCGAATTTCAGCTTCGATGGCTTTGGCAACAAGCGCCAGTACGACTACACGCGCAGTGGCAACCCCACCCGCGACCTGCTGGGCGAAGCATTGGCCGAGCTTGAAGGCGGGGCGGGGGGCGTGATCACCTCCACCGGCATGGGGGCGATCAACTTGGTGCTCAATGCCCTGCTGCAGCCCGGCGATACCCTGGTGGTGCCGCATGACGCGTACGGTGGCAGCTGGCGTCTGTTCAACGCATTGGCGAAGAAGGGGCACTTCACCCTGGTGACCGCCGACCTGACCGATCCGCGCTCGCTTTCCGAAGCGCTGGCGCAGTCGCCAACGCTGGTGCTGGTGGAAACCCCGTCCAACCCGCTGCTGCGCATCACCGATCTGCGCTTTGTCATTGACGCCGCGCATCGGGCTGGTGCCAAGGTGGTGGTGGACAACACCTTCCTGTCGCCGGCGCTGCAGCAGCCCATTGCGTTCGGTGCCGACCTCGTCCTGCACTCCACCACCAAATACATCAATGGCCACAGCGATGTGGTCGGCGGCGCGGTGGTGGCGCGTGATCCTCAGCTGCACGAGCAGCTGGTGTGGTGGGCCAATGCGTTGGGCCTGACCGGCTCGCCGTTTGACGCGTTCCTGACCCTGCGTGGCCTGCGCACGCTGGGTGCGCGCCTGCGCGTGCACCAGGAAAACACCGCCGCCATTGTTGACCTGCTGGCGACCAGCGATGCGGTGGCCCAGGTCTACTACCCGGGTCTGGCCGATCACCTCGGCCACGCCATTGCCGCACGCCAGCAGAGTGGTTTCGGCGCGATGCTCTCGTTCGAACTGGCGTCCTGTCCGGGTGACGATCCGCACGCCGCTGTGCGCGCCTTCGTTGACGGTCTGCGCTGTTTCACCCTGGCCGAATCGCTGGGCGGCGTGGAAAGCCTGGTGGCGCATCCCGCAACCATGACCCATGCGGCCATGACCCCGGAAGCCCGTGCACATGCGGGTATCAGCGAGGGGCTGTTGCGCCTGTCGGTGGGCATCGAGGACGCGCAGGACCTGGTGGCCGACCTGCAGGCCGGACTGGCCCGCGCGCAGGCGGTCATTGATGCGCAGTCGCGCGCCGCGCTGCGCAAACAGGTGGATGCATGA
- a CDS encoding alpha/beta fold hydrolase, with translation MRILAAALLACLPLTALAAPTYDARLQGFDYGWPVKTFTFDSQRQSLEMAYLDVPASGRPLGTVVLLHGKNFCAGTWKEAISALSAAGYRVIAPDQIGFCKSSKPLRYQYSFGQLAANTQALLTYLKLDGTKVDLVGHSMGGMLATRFALQYPQQLRHLALVNPIGLEDWKAKGVPWRSVDAWYANELKTNFDSIKKYQLEVYYGGEWKPEYEHWALMQSGMYAGPGQQAVAWSQALTSDMVFNQPVVYELPNLRVPTTLFIGQKDRTAIGRDLAPAALKATLGDYPALGKAAAAAIPGATLVTFDELGHSPQVQDPAQFNAALLKALAAGK, from the coding sequence ATGCGCATCCTGGCCGCCGCCCTGCTTGCCTGCCTGCCCCTGACCGCCCTCGCGGCCCCCACCTACGACGCCCGCCTGCAGGGCTTCGACTACGGATGGCCGGTCAAGACCTTTACCTTCGATTCGCAGCGGCAATCGCTGGAAATGGCGTACCTGGATGTTCCCGCCAGTGGCCGGCCCCTCGGCACGGTGGTGCTGCTGCATGGCAAGAACTTCTGCGCCGGCACCTGGAAAGAGGCGATCAGCGCACTCAGTGCAGCCGGTTACCGGGTAATCGCACCGGACCAGATCGGGTTCTGCAAATCCAGCAAACCGCTGCGCTACCAGTATTCATTCGGTCAGCTGGCCGCCAATACCCAGGCCCTGCTGACCTACCTGAAACTGGACGGGACCAAGGTCGACCTGGTCGGCCATTCGATGGGCGGCATGCTGGCCACGCGCTTCGCGCTGCAGTATCCGCAGCAGCTGCGTCATCTGGCGCTGGTCAATCCGATCGGACTGGAAGACTGGAAGGCCAAGGGGGTGCCGTGGCGCAGCGTGGACGCCTGGTATGCCAACGAACTGAAGACGAACTTCGACTCAATCAAGAAGTACCAGCTGGAGGTGTACTACGGCGGCGAATGGAAGCCGGAGTATGAGCACTGGGCCTTGATGCAGTCCGGCATGTACGCCGGCCCCGGCCAGCAGGCCGTGGCCTGGAGCCAGGCGCTGACGTCGGACATGGTGTTCAACCAGCCGGTGGTCTACGAGCTGCCGAACCTGCGTGTGCCGACCACGCTGTTCATCGGGCAGAAAGACCGCACCGCCATCGGTCGGGACTTGGCTCCGGCGGCGCTGAAGGCCACACTGGGCGACTACCCCGCGCTGGGCAAGGCCGCCGCCGCGGCGATTCCCGGCGCGACGCTGGTGACCTTCGATGAGCTCGGGCATTCGCCGCAGGTGCAGGACCCGGCGCAATTCAACGCGGCATTGCTAAAGGCGCTGGCCGCGGGGAAATGA
- a CDS encoding L-serine ammonia-lyase, translating into MAVSTFDVFKIGIGPSSSHTVGPMKAAERFVHRWLLDPGCLQDVVRIRADVYGSLALTGRGHGTDKAVLLGLEGQRPNLIDPDIIPDTLERIRSSKRIRLMGTHEIAFDEKRDLGLNKRQKLPYHTNGMRFTAYDAQDQVIATRDYYSVGGGFVVNQDDAADDRIVPDETPLPYPFKSGDELLAQTARSGLSIAQLMFENEKCWRSEDEIREQLREIWNAMQACVTRGIRQEGTLPGGLHVSRRAPALYRELSSKPEAAMRDPLTTLDWVNLYALAVNEENAAGGRVVTAPTNGAAGVLPAVLHYFDRFCPGANEQRVFDFLLTSAAIGILYKENASISGAEVGCQGEVGVACSMAAGGLVAALGGNPSQIENAAEIGMEHNLGLTCDPIGGLVQIPCIERNAMGAVKAINASRMAMRGDGKHKVSLDKVIKTMRDTGRDMQDKYKETSRGGLAVNVIEC; encoded by the coding sequence ATGGCTGTCAGCACGTTCGACGTTTTCAAGATCGGCATTGGCCCGAGTTCCTCGCACACCGTAGGACCGATGAAGGCCGCCGAGCGCTTCGTGCACCGCTGGCTGCTGGACCCGGGTTGCCTGCAGGACGTGGTGCGCATCCGCGCCGACGTCTACGGATCGCTGGCGCTGACCGGGCGCGGGCATGGCACCGACAAGGCCGTGCTGCTGGGCCTGGAGGGCCAGCGCCCGAACCTGATCGATCCGGACATCATTCCCGACACGCTTGAACGCATCCGTAGCAGCAAGCGGATCAGGCTGATGGGCACGCATGAAATCGCCTTCGATGAAAAGCGCGACCTGGGCCTGAACAAGCGCCAGAAGTTGCCGTACCACACCAACGGCATGCGCTTCACCGCGTATGACGCGCAGGACCAGGTGATTGCGACCCGCGACTACTACTCGGTAGGCGGTGGCTTCGTGGTCAACCAGGACGATGCCGCCGACGATCGCATCGTGCCCGATGAAACCCCGCTGCCCTACCCGTTCAAGAGCGGTGACGAACTGCTCGCGCAGACCGCCCGCAGCGGCTTGAGCATCGCCCAGCTGATGTTCGAAAACGAAAAATGCTGGCGCAGCGAAGATGAGATCCGCGAGCAGCTGCGCGAGATCTGGAATGCCATGCAGGCCTGCGTGACCCGGGGCATCCGCCAGGAAGGCACCCTGCCCGGCGGGCTGCATGTGTCGCGCCGCGCGCCGGCACTTTACCGGGAACTGTCGTCCAAGCCGGAAGCGGCAATGCGTGACCCGCTGACCACGTTGGACTGGGTCAATCTGTACGCGCTGGCAGTGAATGAAGAGAACGCCGCCGGCGGACGCGTGGTCACCGCCCCCACCAATGGTGCCGCTGGCGTGTTGCCGGCCGTGCTGCATTACTTCGACCGCTTCTGCCCGGGTGCGAACGAGCAGCGGGTGTTCGACTTCCTGCTGACCTCGGCGGCCATTGGCATCCTGTACAAGGAAAATGCCTCGATTTCGGGTGCGGAGGTCGGCTGCCAGGGCGAAGTGGGCGTGGCTTGTTCGATGGCCGCCGGCGGACTGGTAGCGGCACTGGGCGGCAACCCCAGCCAGATCGAGAACGCGGCAGAAATCGGCATGGAACACAACCTGGGCCTGACCTGCGATCCGATCGGCGGCCTCGTGCAGATTCCGTGCATCGAACGCAACGCAATGGGCGCGGTCAAGGCCATCAATGCATCGCGCATGGCGATGCGCGGCGACGGCAAGCACAAGGTTTCGCTGGACAAGGTCATCAAGACCATGCGCGACACCGGCCGCGACATGCAGGACAAGTACAAGGAAACCAGCCGCGGCGGGCTCGCGGTCAACGTCATCGAGTGCTGA
- a CDS encoding hybrid sensor histidine kinase/response regulator produces the protein MAGVTRGWRAGIVVLAWALLLLPGVLWAAGTSAETPRLRRLGAAEGMPSRMVLALAQDRQGYIWAATDDGLARIDGVGLRVWRNEPDNPDSLAGNEVESLLVDPFDRVWIGINGGGLSMLDPARKRFRRFHDVDAACEGQFWSLAYTGKALWIGTNAYGLCRRDENGQLVRYRHDPADPDSLPDDTVYSMVSEPDGQLWIGTGSGVARWDGKRLTRIAPELLAGKSVIRLTRDSNGSVWAGTEGGLFQILPDGTARPAPWGLGPDVRSAIVLHDRHGGYWVGSADGLYRGDALQAWLLAGDAGSGFLTERSGVLDLLQDHEGGLWVATLSQGLAYLPPDWKRFSTWYQLDGKPMDSLYLLNAAAAGDAYYVVGAHGIYELDRSGRLRQIAFEKQLGVGAIWSVLPRADGALWLGRAGRLGLYQPRTGALQEWKLGGGADVRQRIDIIRQAPNGDIWISIINYGIQRRDANGNLLQTIRIDENRGLTESPIEQMGFDARGQLWIMGEMGLLRWQEDRFEPVAGVSHGQIFDMVWVNQAEVWMARSGALERYQWDGLSMTLRERVGAAQGMPPVSIGGLALGRAGQVWATTPRGLVSWLPHERRLRLYNERDGLPDIEFSGRPPVQGGRGRVLALTATGLTGFDPDAADLVLPTSQLVIDNIQVRRDDAEGQQSLPVDAPLQLGPDDRDLIITARLLSFASPLGNRYRYRVDGYDQNWVMQSAGGERLLSRLPAGDYTIEVQAAAAQGEWTSSRGISVHVQPPWWRSNTALLGYLVLGLLLMLGAAAIARARLRRRQQWQITVHKQQIAEQASQAKSRFLATLGHEVRTPMTGVLGMSELLLATPLDELQRSYAASIQHAGTHLLRLVNDALDLARIEAGRLELDIRPFDLMSMLVQVETLMEPMAHQRGLAFERSFNLPGPIQVSGDEMRVRQILMNLLGNAIKFTEHGHVGLGTELSEDGLGVIFEVSDTGPGINLDQQQRLFHRFEQADGPRTASRYGGSGLGLAICQELAVAMGGRIHIDSQPGQGARFTVSLPLPWSPSTTRSAGVRPEDGPQAVLPPLHILLVEDDATVAEVILGLLRTRGHTVVHVMHGLAALSEIASDAFDVGLLDLDLPALDGVAIASQLRAMGYSLPLVAVTARSDAYAEQQVLAAGFDGFLRKPVTGDLLVEAIAQARAVRHARMSEPLDR, from the coding sequence ATGGCGGGGGTCACGCGCGGTTGGCGGGCTGGCATCGTGGTGCTGGCATGGGCATTGCTGCTCCTGCCGGGCGTGCTGTGGGCCGCAGGGACATCGGCAGAAACACCGCGACTGCGCCGGCTGGGTGCCGCCGAAGGCATGCCTTCGCGGATGGTGCTGGCGCTGGCGCAGGACCGTCAGGGCTACATATGGGCCGCTACCGATGATGGCCTGGCACGCATCGACGGGGTAGGGCTGCGTGTCTGGCGCAACGAGCCGGACAACCCTGACTCCCTGGCGGGCAATGAAGTAGAGAGCCTGCTCGTGGATCCGTTCGACCGGGTCTGGATCGGCATCAATGGCGGCGGGCTGAGCATGCTCGATCCGGCGCGCAAGCGTTTCCGGCGCTTCCATGACGTTGACGCGGCCTGTGAAGGCCAGTTCTGGTCGTTGGCCTATACCGGCAAGGCCCTGTGGATCGGTACCAACGCCTACGGTCTGTGCCGGCGCGACGAGAACGGGCAGCTGGTTCGCTATCGCCACGATCCGGCTGATCCGGACAGTCTGCCCGACGACACCGTCTATTCCATGGTGAGCGAACCGGACGGTCAATTGTGGATCGGAACCGGCAGTGGCGTGGCCCGCTGGGACGGGAAGCGGTTGACCCGCATCGCGCCCGAGCTGCTGGCCGGCAAAAGCGTCATCCGCCTGACCCGCGACAGCAATGGTTCGGTGTGGGCAGGGACGGAAGGCGGGCTGTTCCAGATTCTGCCCGATGGCACGGCGCGCCCCGCACCGTGGGGACTGGGCCCGGATGTGCGGTCTGCCATCGTACTGCACGACCGTCATGGCGGTTACTGGGTGGGCAGCGCCGACGGGCTGTATCGCGGCGATGCACTGCAGGCGTGGTTGCTGGCGGGGGACGCCGGCAGTGGTTTCCTGACCGAACGCAGCGGCGTGCTCGATCTGCTGCAGGACCATGAAGGCGGCCTGTGGGTGGCCACCCTGTCACAAGGCCTGGCCTATCTGCCGCCTGACTGGAAGCGCTTCTCGACGTGGTACCAGCTCGACGGCAAGCCGATGGACAGCCTGTACCTGCTCAATGCTGCGGCAGCAGGTGACGCGTATTACGTCGTGGGTGCGCACGGCATCTACGAACTGGACCGCAGCGGCCGCCTGCGCCAGATCGCCTTTGAGAAGCAATTGGGCGTGGGTGCCATCTGGTCGGTGCTGCCTCGCGCTGATGGCGCGCTCTGGTTGGGGCGTGCCGGTCGACTTGGGCTGTATCAGCCGCGCACCGGCGCGCTGCAGGAATGGAAGCTGGGCGGCGGCGCGGATGTGCGCCAACGCATCGACATCATTCGCCAGGCACCGAACGGCGACATCTGGATCTCGATCATCAACTACGGCATCCAGCGCCGCGACGCCAATGGCAACCTGCTGCAGACCATCCGCATCGACGAGAACCGTGGCCTCACCGAGAGCCCCATCGAACAGATGGGCTTCGACGCTCGCGGTCAGTTGTGGATCATGGGCGAAATGGGGCTGCTGCGGTGGCAGGAGGATCGATTCGAGCCGGTCGCGGGCGTCTCGCACGGCCAGATTTTCGACATGGTCTGGGTCAATCAGGCGGAGGTCTGGATGGCACGCAGTGGGGCGCTGGAGCGCTACCAGTGGGATGGCCTGAGCATGACCCTGCGCGAACGGGTGGGGGCCGCGCAGGGAATGCCGCCGGTGTCCATCGGTGGTCTGGCCCTGGGCAGGGCAGGACAGGTCTGGGCGACCACGCCGCGGGGGCTGGTGAGCTGGCTTCCGCATGAGCGGCGTCTGCGCCTGTACAACGAACGCGATGGATTGCCTGATATCGAGTTCAGCGGGCGCCCGCCGGTGCAGGGGGGCCGGGGGCGTGTGCTGGCGCTGACTGCGACCGGTTTGACCGGATTCGACCCGGATGCGGCCGATCTGGTCCTGCCCACCTCGCAGCTGGTCATCGACAACATCCAGGTACGCCGCGACGATGCCGAGGGACAGCAGTCATTGCCGGTCGATGCGCCGTTGCAGCTCGGGCCCGATGATCGCGACCTGATCATCACCGCACGCCTGCTGTCCTTCGCCAGTCCATTGGGCAACCGCTACCGCTACCGCGTGGACGGCTATGACCAGAACTGGGTGATGCAGAGCGCGGGCGGCGAACGCCTGCTGTCGCGCCTGCCAGCAGGCGATTACACCATCGAAGTGCAGGCGGCCGCGGCGCAGGGCGAGTGGACGTCTTCGCGCGGCATCAGCGTGCACGTGCAGCCGCCCTGGTGGCGCAGCAATACCGCGCTGCTGGGGTATCTGGTGCTGGGCCTGCTGCTGATGCTGGGCGCGGCCGCGATTGCCCGCGCCCGCCTGCGCCGGCGCCAGCAATGGCAGATCACCGTGCACAAGCAGCAGATTGCCGAACAGGCGTCCCAGGCCAAGAGCCGGTTCCTGGCCACGCTGGGTCATGAAGTCAGAACGCCCATGACCGGCGTGCTGGGCATGAGTGAACTGCTGCTGGCGACACCGCTGGATGAACTGCAGCGCAGCTATGCCGCGTCCATCCAGCATGCCGGCACCCACCTGCTGCGCCTTGTCAACGACGCCCTTGATCTGGCCAGGATTGAAGCAGGGCGACTGGAGCTGGACATCCGCCCGTTCGACCTGATGTCGATGCTGGTGCAGGTGGAAACGTTGATGGAGCCCATGGCCCACCAGCGTGGACTGGCGTTCGAGCGCAGCTTCAACCTGCCCGGTCCGATCCAGGTCAGCGGCGACGAAATGCGGGTGCGGCAGATTCTGATGAACCTGCTGGGCAACGCCATCAAGTTCACCGAGCACGGCCATGTGGGGCTGGGGACGGAACTGTCCGAGGATGGCCTGGGCGTCATCTTTGAGGTGTCCGATACCGGGCCGGGTATCAACCTGGACCAGCAGCAACGTCTGTTCCACCGCTTCGAACAGGCGGATGGTCCGCGCACCGCCTCGCGTTACGGTGGCAGCGGCCTTGGGCTGGCCATCTGCCAGGAACTGGCCGTAGCGATGGGCGGACGCATCCACATCGACAGTCAGCCTGGCCAGGGGGCGCGGTTTACCGTCAGCTTGCCGCTGCCGTGGAGCCCGTCGACCACCCGTTCCGCCGGCGTGCGGCCGGAAGATGGCCCGCAGGCCGTATTGCCGCCGCTGCACATTCTGCTGGTGGAGGACGATGCCACCGTCGCCGAGGTCATTCTGGGTCTGCTCCGTACCCGGGGACACACGGTCGTGCACGTGATGCACGGACTGGCTGCGTTGTCGGAGATAGCTTCTGATGCCTTTGACGTGGGGCTGCTCGATCTGGACCTTCCCGCGCTGGACGGCGTTGCCATTGCCAGTCAATTGCGCGCAATGGGGTACTCCCTGCCACTGGTCGCGGTCACCGCGCGTTCGGACGCTTACGCCGAGCAGCAGGTACTGGCTGCGGGCTTTGACGGGTTTCTTCGCAAGCCGGTCACCGGCGATCTGCTGGTCGAGGCCATTGCACAGGCGCGCGCGGTGCGTCACGCACGCATGTCGGAGCCGCTTGACCGATAG
- a CDS encoding YceI family protein codes for MPLRLTLALLLAAAPIAALAAPQTWRLDPVHTRVLFAVEHAGFSQALGTVSGSEGQLLFDPDDWTGARLSVSVPLQRLDLGDAKWNKAVMAGNLLDTDRYPDARFVSTRVEAIDATHARVFGQLTLRGVTQDVELAVTVNAVKRHPMPPFRRTAGFSATTTLSRKAFGVDAWPSMIGDTVELRIEAEAVRDRNADDVQDTPSDNDGGTPPPPQDSDSSPTPPTTKPTP; via the coding sequence GTGCCCTTGCGCCTGACACTTGCCCTGCTGCTCGCTGCTGCCCCGATCGCCGCCCTTGCCGCACCACAGACCTGGCGTCTGGACCCGGTGCACACGCGGGTGCTGTTCGCCGTTGAGCATGCAGGCTTCTCCCAGGCGCTGGGTACGGTGTCCGGCAGCGAAGGCCAGCTGCTGTTTGATCCGGACGACTGGACCGGAGCCCGTCTGTCCGTCAGCGTACCGCTGCAGCGCCTGGACCTGGGCGATGCGAAGTGGAACAAGGCGGTGATGGCCGGAAACCTGCTTGATACCGACCGTTATCCCGATGCGCGGTTCGTCTCCACGCGGGTGGAGGCCATCGATGCCACCCACGCGCGGGTGTTCGGCCAGCTGACACTGCGCGGGGTCACCCAGGACGTGGAGCTGGCGGTCACCGTCAATGCGGTCAAGCGCCATCCGATGCCGCCGTTCCGTCGCACCGCAGGTTTTTCCGCGACCACCACGCTCAGCCGCAAGGCCTTTGGCGTGGACGCCTGGCCGTCGATGATCGGCGACACCGTTGAGCTTCGGATCGAAGCCGAGGCCGTGCGCGACCGCAACGCAGACGATGTGCAGGACACACCGTCCGACAATGACGGCGGAACTCCGCCGCCACCGCAGGACTCTGACTCATCTCCCACCCCACCGACCACGAAGCCCACGCCATGA
- a CDS encoding cytochrome b, which yields MTLKNTPHRWGGVSQGLHWLIALLILTLGIVGLTMGELPKTPKYFWVYTAHKSLGITVLALVALRLGWRLYAGAPAPVPGTPSWQERIASVTHWLLYGLMFALPLSGWIYDSASGLRPFRWFGLVDVPKLVAPDPGARDISHAIHEWGFWLLIAVVLAHAGAALYHHFFQRDATLARMLPQGWLTSPQKD from the coding sequence ATGACCCTGAAGAACACCCCGCACCGCTGGGGCGGCGTCAGCCAAGGCCTGCACTGGCTGATCGCCCTGCTCATTCTGACCCTGGGCATCGTCGGTTTGACCATGGGCGAACTGCCGAAGACGCCGAAGTATTTCTGGGTGTACACCGCGCACAAGTCGCTGGGCATCACCGTGCTGGCGCTGGTGGCGCTGCGGCTGGGCTGGCGTTTGTATGCGGGTGCCCCAGCACCGGTACCGGGCACGCCCAGCTGGCAGGAGCGCATCGCGTCGGTCACGCACTGGCTGCTGTACGGGCTGATGTTCGCGCTGCCGCTGTCGGGCTGGATCTATGACTCCGCCAGCGGCCTGCGGCCGTTCCGCTGGTTCGGGCTGGTCGATGTGCCCAAGCTGGTCGCGCCGGATCCGGGTGCCCGCGACATTTCGCATGCCATCCACGAATGGGGCTTCTGGCTGCTGATCGCCGTTGTGCTGGCACATGCCGGTGCGGCGCTGTACCACCACTTTTTCCAACGTGACGCCACCCTGGCGCGCATGCTGCCGCAAGGCTGGCTCACTTCCCCCCAGAAGGACTGA
- a CDS encoding homoserine dehydrogenase, translating to MSAVLPLVREQPRRLALLGTGTVGSAFVQRYQVLQSRGVTLPRFSWLANSRTTFRCSAEPVLELEQANRAARTVPALQPWAEAEGLQRGDVVVDATASDEVANWHEQWLARGVHVVTANKLGQGTHWSRAEAIAESGTQGGARYGDSATVGAGLPLLSSLRALVAGGDHIHRVEGVLSGSLAWLFHHYDGQRPFSAWVGDALSAGYTEPDPRVDLSGEDVRRKLLILARASGIALRSEQVQVTSLVPDALARLPLENALAQLSLLDADIQQQWRQSRLEGGCLRFIGGFDHLGAQVGLRIVSQDHPLAGGAQTDNRVAIHSDRYNAQPLLIQGPGAGAEVTAAALLDDVLSITRV from the coding sequence ATGAGCGCGGTGCTGCCGCTGGTGCGTGAACAGCCCCGGCGTCTGGCATTGCTGGGTACCGGCACGGTGGGCAGCGCATTCGTGCAGCGCTATCAGGTGTTGCAATCGCGTGGTGTGACCCTGCCGCGGTTCTCATGGCTGGCCAATTCGCGTACTACCTTCCGCTGTAGTGCCGAACCCGTGCTTGAGCTGGAGCAGGCCAACCGCGCTGCGCGGACCGTGCCCGCGCTGCAGCCCTGGGCCGAGGCGGAGGGATTGCAACGCGGTGACGTGGTGGTCGACGCCACGGCCAGCGATGAGGTCGCCAACTGGCACGAGCAGTGGTTGGCGCGGGGCGTGCACGTGGTGACCGCCAACAAACTCGGGCAGGGCACCCACTGGTCGCGTGCCGAGGCCATTGCAGAAAGCGGCACGCAGGGCGGTGCCCGCTACGGCGACAGCGCCACGGTAGGGGCGGGGCTGCCCCTGCTCAGCAGCCTGCGTGCGCTGGTGGCCGGTGGCGATCACATTCACCGGGTAGAAGGCGTGCTGTCCGGCTCACTGGCCTGGCTGTTCCATCACTACGACGGGCAGCGTCCGTTCTCGGCGTGGGTGGGGGATGCGCTCAGTGCCGGCTACACCGAACCGGACCCGCGCGTGGACCTGTCTGGCGAGGATGTGCGCCGCAAGCTGCTGATCCTGGCGCGGGCCAGCGGCATCGCGCTGCGCAGCGAGCAGGTCCAGGTCACGTCGCTGGTGCCGGACGCGCTCGCGCGCCTGCCATTGGAAAATGCCTTGGCACAGCTGTCCCTGCTCGACGCAGACATTCAACAGCAATGGCGTCAGTCACGTCTGGAGGGTGGCTGTCTGCGCTTTATTGGCGGCTTTGATCACTTGGGTGCTCAGGTCGGCTTGCGGATTGTGTCGCAGGACCATCCGCTCGCCGGTGGCGCACAGACCGATAACCGGGTCGCCATCCATAGCGACCGCTACAACGCCCAGCCGCTGCTGATCCAGGGGCCGGGTGCGGGAGCAGAGGTAACGGCCGCCGCGTTGCTGGACGACGTGCTGTCCATCACCCGGGTGTAG
- a CDS encoding glutaredoxin family protein, whose translation MFTLFQRDDCHLCDQALAVLAQARVAGLDSVFIDDDPGLEARYGSRVPVLRDGQGRELDWPFDVATVLAWLAPGIISPSASLRC comes from the coding sequence GTGTTTACCTTGTTCCAGCGCGACGACTGTCATCTGTGCGACCAGGCCCTGGCGGTGCTGGCGCAGGCCCGCGTGGCGGGCCTGGACAGTGTGTTCATCGACGACGATCCCGGCCTGGAGGCCCGCTACGGCAGCCGGGTGCCGGTGCTGCGGGACGGCCAGGGGCGCGAACTGGACTGGCCGTTTGATGTGGCCACCGTGCTGGCCTGGCTGGCTCCCGGCATTATTTCGCCTTCAGCGTCACTACGGTGCTGA
- a CDS encoding YceI family protein, with protein MTIKLTSPAAVAAALAGLMAATPVLAADYVQAPGAGSHLAFATKYDGEVFTGSFPGFTTTVSFDPANPAAGKLDVTIPLARAVSGNSDRDSTLQGADFFNVAKFATARYTASGFTKTGENEYVAKGTLELRGVSKPVTFTFEWKDGANPVLKGKATVKRLDFGVGGGDWADTKTIPDETAISTVVTLKAK; from the coding sequence ATGACCATCAAGCTCACCTCTCCCGCAGCGGTTGCCGCTGCCCTGGCCGGCCTGATGGCCGCCACGCCGGTGCTGGCCGCCGATTACGTGCAGGCTCCGGGTGCTGGCTCACACTTGGCCTTTGCCACCAAGTACGACGGTGAAGTGTTTACCGGCAGCTTCCCGGGCTTTACCACCACGGTCAGCTTCGATCCAGCCAACCCCGCCGCAGGCAAGCTGGACGTGACCATTCCGCTGGCCCGGGCGGTCAGCGGCAACAGTGACCGTGATTCGACCCTGCAGGGCGCGGACTTCTTCAACGTGGCCAAGTTCGCAACCGCCCGCTATACCGCTTCCGGTTTCACCAAGACCGGCGAGAACGAATATGTCGCCAAGGGCACCCTTGAACTGCGCGGGGTGAGCAAGCCGGTTACCTTCACGTTTGAATGGAAGGACGGTGCCAACCCGGTGCTGAAGGGCAAGGCGACCGTGAAGCGCCTGGACTTCGGCGTGGGCGGCGGTGACTGGGCCGATACCAAGACCATTCCGGATGAGACCGCGATCAGCACCGTAGTGACGCTGAAGGCGAAATAA